In the genome of Daucus carota subsp. sativus chromosome 9, DH1 v3.0, whole genome shotgun sequence, the window ggaggaatgaaatgcctcttaaaatgcttttggaagtcgaaatatttgatgtttggggtattgactttatgggaccgttcgtttcgtcttgcaacaaccagtatattctattagcagttgattacgtgtctaaatgggtggaggtgaaagccttacctacaaatgatgctaaggtggtcttgcaatttctacaaaaacaaatctttacccgtttcggagtccctagagtcattatcagtgatgaaggctctcatttctgcaatcggaaattcacaaccttgatgacgaggtataatatcaatcaccgggttgctactgcttatcatcctcaaacgaatggtcaagctgaagtgtctaacagagagatcaaacgcatattagagaaggtggttaacccttctaggaaagactggtccttgcgattagacgaggctgcttgggcttatcgaacagcttacaaaacaccgttgggtacttctccatttcagctagtgtttgggaaagcttgtcacttaccagtagaattggaacataaagcttattgggcactaaagaagttgaatttcgacttacagttagctggagagaaacgcatgattcaactcaatgagttggaggagttccgcctccgtgcttatgaaaataacaaactctacaaagagaaggtgaaaagattgcatgatcagcggttgatacaaaaatcttttgtggtaggacaattggttctattgtataactctcggttgaagctgtttccagggaaactcaagtcacgctggtcggggccgtttacagtcaagacggtattccccacggtgcggtagaaatctatgccaaatcaccggatgaatcatttaaagttaatggtcaacggttgaagccttactttggcggaaatgtgaatcgtgaggtacaaaccacgattcttcaatcggaatcggattaattctggacttcacgtcgagctaacgacgttaaacaagcgcttcgtgggaggcaacccgcgcattggaaccatgttgtaccgttgtaaacctcaaaacgCACAAAAAACGAGAAATTTCGGCCctgggtgtcagacactagcgcgcccgcgctagtgtccagcgcgcccgcgctaagttgctcagcgcgcccgcgctgcacttagcgcgcccgcgctactgtctgcccagagtcgtttttctcacaaaaaaatattttcttttcgttttaaaagcccacaatcctaattttgcatgcctagcccgaaaatatcctccataaccctaactcagctctcaaaatcctatataaacacaaaacccatctccaattcctattctaattctataaaccctaattatatatatacacatccatacacacaaccaccatcaaatctctcaaacccaccaccacacataaacctcttgcaactctaaatctctatcaatggcacccaaaagagcccgaagatcacaaggaccaagcacccaagcccctacatctagcgattcttcctcgatgggtgaggttgaattcacctccgatggtgcacgaaccgagtttcaacggcttatgaataagtcgatagtcaaggagaggggattcttacccacggtgGAGGATGGTGATCTCTTGagcatgattcaagaaaggggatgggagtctttttgcgaggctccggaggcggttcccttggccattattcgcgagttctacgctaatgccaaggagaatcgcgatgggttcacggtggtgcgaggaatccgtgtggattatagtgcggaggcgatccgtagagtgattggggggcgtgccaagcgccgtaatgaagaagattgggttgttgagaggatcgggcgtgccaaATGCCGGTTTGacgatgatccggttgatcttgagcggttggtgtatgatatgtgtgtgccggatacgaattggaagatgacagcacctccattgccggcacatgtttcttttccagcagccgctttgaaccggtatgcgaaggcgtggaacgccttcatctgtgctaacatcatgccatcttcacatgggcatgaggtgacggtggatagagctattctgctctttgggattatctcggacaagtatattgatctgggacatgtgattcatcagggggattctgaggttcttacaaggaggaaccactggtgccattccgtacggcacaattgttacgaagctctgtcgatcaagcggtgttcgttggccagccaacgagcaattacagttgccagcagcacctattgatcattcggcgattcAACCGGATGACGGaagtgggaaggaggagttccccaccctcgaggcctcgggtacatatatgatgagatgccagggggacgtccaggatttattaggagggagcgtactagagcatctggagctggtacttcacagacggagaggagctccgagcctatgggagatgttcattatcgccgactcgcgagacggatggacactatgcatgacatccaccagaggtttgcatttgatttgacacaagctcttggtactgctttccaggcacagggggtcacagttcagtggccagtattcggagcagggatgcagtatcctccacctgattcacctccagcagaggagggggaggactcggactcgagtaggtatgtgggtgctctagcctttttatcactttcaatggggacattgaaaattttaagtttgggggtggtaatctaaggaagagcatatattatgttattattgcatgtgttagttagttcatgtagttcacgtttttttttattttgctttgattatttctcacgtttttttctatttttctcataattttttattttacatgtttagtggtaattgtcgtagttagtatcacgagcatttgcatgaattatgaagttaagccaagttaattgcctatgatgagttatgtgcgtagttcttgattagtagtttcaattgcaatgctaggttagtacttggaattgcttgtgttggaaatgtaattcacatatgttcttgagataggatttagacgaaattccttgaattctaggattgaattgagcaccattcagcttaggtctgtaaatcttaagtttgggggaactgaggagtagatatacctttctagaaaaaaaaaatataaaaaaaaaaagaaaaaagaaaaaaagaaatagtagtaaataaattcaccaaaaaaataagtggtagaattaactaggttgagctcattagtactcgagtaattaagtctgaggggactttgtgcctaacaacctaaagcccttcgtggtttgggattgttgacccaacactcgctacatgggtactagtgcataaatctttagggatctcaaccattgcacggttaaataaaccactagaatagagtgaataattggtgtgtgaagtcttgtggtgttcgtaacgcatttacactgcgaagcgctctgaccttagaccaagcaattgaccaccaataaaaaagaaaaaaaaaatagtgaataaaatagaagggtgtggacattctttgggaccttggcttttagttggacttgagtgacggggtgttagttttaaacttttacgattcttgatggggattctgtaggagtagtagtttttgtcttgtctcaataaaagagcatgcttgcacacattggcactccacacttgtaaatagaagagtaattgacttagtagcgagagagatgaaattcgagaacattagcacaatctgaggtattataattggcaaggcaattacttcatagtttactcattcatcacgtagttgcattaatgcattgcattgtattattgtatagtgtcgttgacgcttgaggacaagcatcagtttaagtttgggggtgtgataagtggtatttatacacacttataggccttcatgtccacttaaattggttggttgtacttaagtgattagtgtcttttgatgtgtttttagtgtttttctgtgcaggtcacgagttgaggtgatgaagtgattttctatcattttaggttgtttttggtgcattatttgcaagaatagagaatgtggattcatcataacttgggattttgtgggtacatcttctacaaaccctcacgagaacacactcgtccactagagctatctaggggtttaaagggcttgttgcatgtgctaaatgcaaccgtgatcacctacggaagtggtactagagcgaggaaggcagggcatgcacgcgagaacgagctaaaaaaacgaagaaacgggctgccagtggcagacagtagcgcgcccgcgctaaagcttAGTGCGCCCGCGCTAGTTACTgtccccactagcgcgcctgcgctagtttagcgcggccgcgcccaacagaagtgtcccgggccgatttttgaagcttttctgatggattttagcagcggtcgaggcccggttgacttggtcaatgtattttaatttctcatgtgaaaaaccctagcctccaagtagtttttatcatagaatatcggattatagttttatcagttttctctcttgtaatcaagcacattatcattttgtattggatcgttcttcgtgaggaagtgacagtttcgagcgagatcgtgaacatcaaatctttaacgttgtgttctttattattaattcaagtacttttattccgtttaattctcgtagtttatttatcatgttttcattagaacccatgatgtcgattagttcgattatgaactaaccgccttcatgggattctaatggatttatcgatgtagtttagtaaagaatattaattacttgattttgtgacgtacgttgatttctttgcatgcgtcgtgcttattcttcttagaagcgtagctaacttctaagttgtttgttaattctttctgaagcgagagtggatgattgaatttagaactatgccatgtaaacataggattatgtgaaagaagcataatttgtgatagacttgaactatttttatcaccctgtgtaatcacgatagacgacctgttattaaacctctctgcttacactaccgctatagagatatagggtctgagctttgttggtgtccatgagatttctgtcttaattgcggattttgattggtatgatatgtgtgcaacgagagttggcatgtattactttcgtgttgtctgattaggatcaacagtcgcatgttaatcagtaatttcaattctagatgaattcgataatgaagttagaatcccatgtgttttcctattctgattttgattagtaaatttagttattagtataaaagaacacatcctggttaattgtcttagcagtgaaattactcatacattgttgcataggtgcgtattcttaattcaccagtctctgtgggaacgaacttaatatattacttgtgatcacgtgcgcttgcgtgtagatttttgcgaacacaaatcaacataccttttgcggaggctctagaacaaatgccgagttatgctaaattcatgaaaggtattctatctcggaaactcaaacttgaggaattggagactgtggctttgaccgaggagtgtagtgctgtgttgcagcagaaattgcccccgaagctgaaagatccgggaagtttcacaatcccgtgtactattgggcaattgtcattcgacaagtgtttatgtgatttgggagctagcatcaatctgatgctcttgtctattttcatgcaacttggtcttccggagctgaaacctactaatatgtctttgcaactggctgatcgttcgattacaTATCCAAGGGGAATAGTTGAAGATGTATTGGTAAAAGTGGATAAGCTAATCTTCCCTGCTGAATTTGTCATTCTCGACTTTGAggaagataagaagattcccatcaTCTTGGGAAGACCATTCCTTGCGACGGGGCGGACGTTGATTGATGTACAGAATGATGAactcacaatgagagttcaagatcaaatGGTCACTTTCAACGTGTTCAATGCCATAAAACTTCCATCAGATGAAGAGGAATGCTTTAAAGTGGATGTGCGCGAGGCTTCAGCTCATTCGGAAATTGACAACAGGCTGAAAACTAACATTTTGGAAAGGGTTCTATCAGGTGACTCAGAATTCGGAGATGAGGAGGAGGAAGAACACCTTCAATACTTAAATGCTTCTCCTTGGAGAAGACGGATGGATCCTCCAATTGAATCTCTTGGGTTATCAGAGTTGAAAGATTCTCATGAACGGATGAAACCCTCTATTGTTGAAGCTCCTAAACTTGAGCTTAAGCAACTTCCCGAACACCTAAGGTATGCCTTTCTTGGTGAAGCTTCTACATTACCTgtaattattgcatctaacctttcaggtatcgaggaagaaaagcttttgaaaattcttagggagttcaaatcagccattggatggactattacagatatcaagggaatcagcccttcctattgtcaacacaaaattatgATCGAGGAGGGTAGTAAACCCACTGTCGAGCATCAGAGAAGACTCAATCCAATCATGAAAGAAGTGGTGAAgaaggagattcttaagtggcttgatgctggcattatttatccaatctcggatagttcttgggtgagccctgttcagtgtgtgcctaagaaaggaggcatgaccgtGGTAGCTAATGAGAAGAATGAGCTCATTCCGACTCGAACAGTTACAGGTTGGAGAATATGCATGGATTATCAGAAGCTCAATAAAGCCACCAGAAAAGATCACTTTCCGTTGCCtttcattgatcagatgcttgataggTTGGCCGGTCATGAGTACTATTGTCTTCTTGATGGGTATTAAGGGTATAATCAGATTTGTATCGCACCAGAGGATCAGGAGAAGAATactttcacttgcccttttggcaCATTTGCTTTCCGTCGTATTTCTTTTGGACTTTGTGGTGCACCAGCAACTTTTCAGAGATGCATGATGGCTATTTTCTCCGAGATGATTGGTACCAATGTTGAGGTGTTCATGGATGACTTATCTGTGTTCGGTtattcttatgatgaatgcttgAGCAACTTGACGATGGTGCTAAAAAggtgtgtggaaactaatctcgttcttaattgggaaaaatgccactcCATGGTTCAAGAAGGCATCATTCTTGGGCATAAAGTTTCTAACAAGGGTCTTGAGGTAGATAAAGCTAAGGTGGAGACAattgaaaatcttcctccaccaatctCAGTAAAGGGGATCCGGAGTTTTCTTGGTCACGCGGGGTTCAATCGAcggttcatcaaggatttctctatAAACACCAAACCCTTGTGCAACTTGCTAGAAAAGTATGTGCCCTTTAAATTTGATGAAGAGTACTTGGCTGCATTCGaaactctcaagaagaaattaactacAGCACCTGTCattactgcacctgattggaatgagccgttcgagatgatgtgtgatgctagtgactTTGCAGTGGGAGCCGTGCTTGGTCAGAGGAAGAGTAACATATTTCACGTgatttactatgctagtaagactCTCAATGGTGCTCAGCTGAATTACACTACCACAGAGAAGGAACTACTGGCTATTGGTTATGGATTCGAGAAATTCAAGTCTTATTTGCTAGGGACGAAGGTGTTGGTTTACACCGATCATGCTGCCATTTGGTATCTGGTGTCGAAGAAAGACTCGAAGCCTCGTTTGATTCGTTGGGTTCTTTTGCTTCAAGAATTCGAGTTGGAGATCAAGGATAGGAAAGGTACCGAAAATCAGGTGGCTGATCATCTCTCTCGGTTGGAAGATGAAGCGCGAGCATCTAAAGACACCACGTTAATCAACGAGTCATTTCTTGATGAGCAACTATATGGGGTCCAAGatgaagagccatggtttgcggaTATAGTGAATTATCTTGTGAGTAATGTCATTCCTCTCGATTTGTCTTATGCTCAAAAGAAAAAGTTCCTTCATGAGGCGAAGTGGTATCGTTGGGATGAGCCATTCTTGTTTTAGCAAGGTTCAGATCAAATTATCAGAAGGTGCATTCTATACAGTGAGATTGAAGGAATTTTGCAAGCTTACCACGACTCTACTTATGGAGGACATTATGGAGGACAGAAGACAGCTACTCGTATTCTGCAGGCGGGTTTCTTTTGGCCTACGCTCTTTAAGGACGCTATCAGTTTGTGTTGAAGtgcgatcgttgtcaaagggttGGTAATATCTCTCGTAGAGACGAAATGCCCCTTAATTTACTTCTTGAGGTTGAAAtctttgatgtttggggtatagaCTTCATGTGACCCTTTATCTCGTCTTGCAATAATCTCTACATTCTTCTTGCTGTGGATTACGTGTATAAATGGGTTGAAGTCAAGGCTTTACCAACCAACACAGCTGCAGTAGTCATCAGTTTCCttcagaagaacatattcactCGCTTTGGTACTCCTCAAGTTATAATCAGTGATGAGGGATCACACTTTTGCAATCGCAAGTTCACAGCGCTGATGGAACAGTTTGGTATCAATCATAgagttgctactgcttatcagcCTAAAACGAATGGGCAAGCTGAGGTATCTAATCGTGAAATCAAGCGAAACTTAGAGAAAATTGTGAGTCCTTCGAGGAAAGATTGGGTGTTGAAGCTTGATGAGGCCGTCTGGGCCTATAGAACGGCTTATAAGACTCCATTGGGGATGTCTCCTTTTCAGTTGGTTTATAGGAAGGCATGTCATTTGCCTGCGGAGTTAGAGCATAAAGCATATTGGGCTTTGAAGAAATTGAACTTTGATATGACAGCTGCTGGTGAGAAAAGAATGCTTCAAATTAATGAACTCGATGAGTTTAGGCTTCAGGCGTATGAGAACAATAAGCTTTACAGAGAAAAAGTCCAGAGATGGCATGAtaggaagttggtgcaaaaggagTTCTTCATTGGCCAACAAGTTCTACTTTATAATTCTCGTCTCAGACTCTTTCCGGGGAAGTTGAAATCGAGATGGTCTGGTCCTTTCACAATTAAAACGGTGTTTCCACATGGAGCAATTGAAATATTTGAGACAACACCGGATAAAGCATTTAAAGTGAATGGTCAGAGATTGAAGCCATATTTCGGAGGAACGGTGAATCGCGAGTTGGTAAGCCTCGTTCTTTCTACTATTTAATTCGTGGCGCTTCACGTCAAGCTAATGACATTAAACAAGCGCTttgtgggaggcaacccacgcgtTTTCATGTTTTACTTCTTTAAAAAAAAGCGAGTTGGGGTGAAAACACACTGACGGAATGGGGCGGGCGCGCCAGcacggggcggccgcgccaaaccGC includes:
- the LOC135149575 gene encoding uncharacterized protein LOC135149575, whose product is MPLNLLLEVEIFDVWVKALPTNTAAVVISFLQKNIFTRFGTPQVIISDEGSHFCNRKFTALMEQFGINHRVATAYQPKTNGQAEVSNREIKRNLEKIVSPSRKDWVLKLDEAVWAYRTAYKTPLGMSPFQLVYRKACHLPAELEHKAYWALKKLNFDMTAAGEKRMLQINELDEFRLQAYENNKLYREKVQRWHDRKLVQKEFFIGQQVLLYNSRLRLFPGKLKSRWSGPFTIKTVFPHGAIEIFETTPDKAFKVNGQRLKPYFGGTVNRELVSLVLSTI